A window of the Thalassoglobus sp. JC818 genome harbors these coding sequences:
- a CDS encoding phytanoyl-CoA dioxygenase family protein has translation MQRNPQNDLDENGWELIPGAYDPEHLARISESLECIINLQDSAVRQSDGAVYAARNVLQLVPNLPELWPVPIIVQTLRNVLGPHCGLVRALYFDKPPQQTWALPWHKDLLIAITSGCPEAENYSRPRLRAGVLHTEPPLEVLQSMLTVRIHLDPTTESNGCLRVLSGSHHSGKELIIEGYPMKSIHSRSGDALLMRPLLVHASGRSKPECKEHRRVLHLEFAANEQLPGGVRWHTFHRVD, from the coding sequence GTGCAGAGAAACCCTCAGAATGATCTCGATGAGAACGGTTGGGAATTGATTCCCGGCGCATACGATCCGGAACACCTTGCACGGATTTCAGAATCTCTCGAGTGTATCATCAATCTTCAGGACTCCGCTGTTCGTCAAAGTGACGGGGCAGTCTACGCCGCCCGCAACGTCTTACAGCTTGTCCCAAACCTTCCCGAGCTTTGGCCTGTGCCAATCATCGTGCAGACCCTGAGAAACGTTCTCGGACCTCATTGCGGTTTGGTGAGGGCTCTCTATTTTGACAAACCGCCTCAGCAGACATGGGCACTTCCATGGCACAAAGATCTCCTCATTGCCATCACTTCTGGATGCCCTGAGGCGGAAAACTACTCACGCCCTCGACTTCGCGCAGGTGTGCTCCATACTGAGCCGCCACTTGAGGTGTTGCAGTCCATGCTGACCGTCAGAATTCATCTCGATCCAACGACGGAGTCGAACGGATGCCTGCGAGTCCTCTCGGGTTCGCATCATTCGGGAAAAGAGTTGATCATCGAAGGTTACCCGATGAAGTCCATTCATTCCCGTTCAGGTGATGCCCTCTTAATGCGCCCTTTGCTGGTTCACGCCAGTGGACGATCGAAGCCGGAGTGCAAAGAGCATCGGCGAGTTCTCCACTTGGAGTTTGCAGCCAATGAGCAACTCCCCGGAGGTGTTCGCTGGCACACTTTCCATCGTGTCGATTGA
- a CDS encoding Ig domain-containing protein has protein sequence MQQREKILAGLLGGVVLFWFGMPIFKSYFVEPLNQLEAQESARMQESRTKMAQQIELAKQGKMLEDWKRISLPPKPTDAHRLYQDWLTDIALMSGFSNPRFTLENRSQKDDTYVRIPVKIEAEATLQEVAQFLDRFESVELLHRISKCDITSPVSEGNPKLKVTLTAEGLSIQSAEDRNELFPQVSLEEPLGKEETRLTLLNTPEDFPKEAPFRIRIGDEFCNVTEMVDNEWTLQRGVAKTFANDHPAGSSVELFPISSTKESDQRAVQNMWSQSFFTKPAPSVEYEPQLADRETPTAIRGRKFEHQLKVTGWNPAFGQPRYTLINGPDGLDIDERSGTITWPVSTSVETGDLMIEAAVWGSASKEAGFTDTVNLKVRDPNESPVIDGPKSLTFYLGRESVVPVSARDPDADSSLLSYSIANGPQGMTIDSRTGTIRWKPPESMETEASTVQVTVTDADPDEEHRASTTVTIPISVEEDSARFAYLTASFTRSTGEDQVMKEAWIFDRATNTRTTLHEGDQFRISDFDMTVAEIGPDYIKVRRDGGLYQLNFEQPLVMMTQLAAAERDYNPVPVDESNAPESPEQPATSEEAATETESTDEAEETSDEKPADDKDSVS, from the coding sequence ATGCAGCAGCGTGAAAAAATACTGGCAGGTCTCTTGGGCGGAGTCGTTCTCTTCTGGTTCGGCATGCCAATCTTCAAGAGCTATTTCGTCGAGCCACTCAATCAGCTGGAAGCTCAAGAGAGCGCCCGGATGCAAGAGTCTCGGACGAAAATGGCGCAACAGATCGAGCTCGCCAAGCAGGGAAAGATGCTCGAAGACTGGAAGCGAATCAGTCTGCCACCGAAGCCGACTGACGCCCACCGACTCTATCAGGACTGGCTCACAGACATCGCGCTGATGTCGGGATTTTCGAATCCCCGATTCACCCTAGAGAACCGGTCGCAAAAGGATGACACTTACGTACGCATCCCCGTGAAAATCGAAGCTGAAGCCACACTTCAGGAAGTCGCTCAATTTCTTGATCGCTTCGAATCGGTCGAACTCCTGCACAGAATTTCAAAGTGCGACATCACCAGCCCCGTTTCCGAAGGAAACCCCAAGCTGAAGGTCACTCTCACAGCGGAAGGTCTGTCCATTCAGTCAGCAGAAGATCGCAACGAACTCTTCCCGCAAGTCTCGTTGGAAGAACCGCTCGGAAAAGAAGAAACGCGGCTGACCCTGTTGAACACGCCCGAAGACTTTCCGAAAGAGGCTCCGTTTCGAATCCGGATTGGGGATGAGTTCTGTAACGTCACCGAGATGGTCGACAATGAGTGGACTTTGCAGCGAGGGGTCGCAAAGACGTTCGCAAACGATCACCCCGCCGGTTCGTCGGTAGAACTCTTCCCGATTTCATCGACAAAAGAGTCAGACCAGCGGGCTGTTCAGAACATGTGGAGTCAGTCTTTCTTTACGAAGCCGGCTCCTTCCGTCGAATACGAACCTCAACTCGCCGATCGCGAAACTCCTACAGCAATTCGAGGACGTAAGTTCGAACATCAACTCAAAGTCACCGGGTGGAACCCCGCCTTCGGACAACCTCGCTACACACTCATCAACGGCCCGGACGGACTGGACATTGACGAGCGATCCGGAACGATTACCTGGCCGGTCAGCACCTCTGTCGAAACTGGCGACCTGATGATCGAAGCTGCAGTTTGGGGATCTGCGAGCAAAGAGGCTGGCTTCACCGATACAGTCAACTTGAAAGTTCGGGACCCGAACGAGTCACCCGTAATCGATGGCCCGAAAAGCCTCACCTTCTACCTTGGCCGTGAATCGGTTGTTCCGGTTTCTGCACGCGATCCGGATGCCGACAGCAGCCTGTTGAGCTACTCCATCGCGAATGGCCCACAGGGAATGACCATCGATTCAAGAACTGGCACGATCCGTTGGAAGCCGCCGGAATCAATGGAAACGGAAGCTTCGACTGTTCAAGTGACCGTCACAGATGCAGACCCGGACGAAGAGCACCGCGCATCGACAACGGTCACCATCCCGATTTCCGTCGAAGAAGACTCAGCCAGATTCGCTTATCTCACTGCGAGTTTTACTCGATCAACCGGTGAAGATCAGGTGATGAAGGAAGCCTGGATCTTCGACCGCGCCACCAACACCCGCACCACTTTGCACGAAGGTGATCAATTCCGGATTTCTGATTTCGACATGACCGTCGCTGAAATCGGTCCGGACTACATTAAAGTCCGCAGAGATGGTGGGCTGTATCAACTCAACTTCGAACAGCCACTGGTGATGATGACGCAGCTCGCAGCTGCGGAGCGAGATTACAATCCCGTTCCAGTCGATGAATCGAATGCGCCGGAGTCTCCCGAACAACCTGCGACTTCAGAAGAAGCTGCAACGGAAACTGAATCAACGGACGAAGCTGAGGAGACCAGCGACGAGAAACCGGCCGACGATAAAGATTCTGTCAGCTAA
- a CDS encoding prepilin-type N-terminal cleavage/methylation domain-containing protein codes for MKLLRQSVHNESPRAGFSLIEVLIALALTVLLLSAVYSAVGLHLRFQVAGRDQIHRAQLIRALVRKFDSDISALAFTIEEEETASTDTDASTSEESTTDTTLDSLSSESIPLPFGLVGTSEYVHLCVSKPIRELTYESLATGVTETGRTTDLATVTWGTGPIDPAFLIDPTQPAHRNEANDALERRPLTGLGRRVLDFYAFDSATDTLTEYDILAPEITEVQFSYFDGIAWVDSWDSRTLGSLPRAILVTYGLWQTPTTSSSSGRSSQAEGSVFPVEHLFHIPMSIPILE; via the coding sequence ATGAAACTCCTCCGACAATCAGTGCACAACGAATCACCTCGCGCTGGTTTCTCTCTGATCGAAGTGCTCATCGCACTGGCTCTCACGGTGTTGCTGCTCAGTGCAGTCTACTCCGCAGTCGGCCTGCATCTTCGGTTTCAGGTCGCGGGACGAGATCAGATTCATCGAGCCCAACTCATCCGAGCTCTTGTTCGAAAATTTGACAGCGACATTTCTGCCCTGGCGTTCACCATCGAAGAGGAAGAAACCGCTTCGACAGATACAGACGCATCGACATCGGAAGAATCAACCACCGACACCACGCTTGATTCGCTCAGCTCAGAATCGATCCCTCTTCCGTTCGGATTAGTTGGCACCTCTGAATATGTTCATTTATGCGTCAGCAAACCGATCCGAGAACTGACTTACGAGAGCCTTGCAACGGGAGTCACCGAGACTGGCAGAACGACCGATCTCGCGACAGTTACCTGGGGAACTGGTCCGATCGATCCCGCATTCCTGATCGATCCAACGCAGCCCGCACATCGCAATGAGGCGAATGACGCTCTCGAGCGCCGTCCACTGACTGGACTCGGACGACGCGTTCTGGATTTTTATGCATTTGATTCCGCGACAGACACTCTCACGGAATACGACATCCTCGCTCCCGAAATTACGGAAGTTCAATTCAGCTACTTCGACGGAATCGCCTGGGTCGACTCATGGGACAGCCGCACGCTGGGCTCTCTCCCTCGCGCCATTCTCGTCACCTACGGACTCTGGCAGACCCCAACAACAAGTTCGTCCTCCGGCCGCTCTTCTCAAGCAGAAGGGTCCGTCTTCCCGGTGGAACACCTGTTCCATATTCCCATGTCCATTCCGATCCTCGAATAG
- a CDS encoding type II secretion system protein GspG: protein MRTHIKKTLLKSRQRRSGFTLLEVLIVLAIIGVIAAMAVPQLLGQANVANERQTRSAILNLEQASDLYAVNNGFEPPTGGQDAIQMMMTKDQESGAAAVLDKLPVDAWGEPLYYEYPNTKAETDRPAIWSAGKNRQNENGSGDDINNWDEIAR, encoded by the coding sequence ATGCGTACCCACATCAAAAAAACACTCCTGAAGTCTCGTCAGCGTCGCTCCGGTTTTACGCTGCTCGAAGTTCTCATCGTGCTGGCGATCATTGGCGTGATCGCAGCGATGGCTGTTCCTCAGTTGCTTGGACAAGCCAACGTCGCCAACGAACGACAAACCCGGTCGGCAATCCTCAATCTGGAACAGGCTTCTGACCTTTACGCCGTGAACAATGGATTCGAGCCACCTACCGGTGGACAGGATGCCATTCAGATGATGATGACCAAAGATCAAGAGTCGGGAGCTGCTGCAGTCCTCGACAAACTTCCAGTCGATGCCTGGGGAGAACCGCTGTACTACGAATACCCCAACACCAAAGCAGAAACTGACCGCCCCGCAATCTGGTCGGCAGGCAAGAACCGTCAGAACGAAAACGGTTCCGGCGACGACATCAACAACTGGGATGAAATTGCTCGATGA
- a CDS encoding type II secretion system F family protein: MPEFQYTAREMSGQQVDGILTAATEKEALASLVSQQLFPIRVGLADSSKKAAKQVGRRVPPKYLSIFYSQLADLLKSGVPLLRSLELLSKQSTHPALKVVLADVRDNVAEGNRLYDSMKAHPKAFSPLMVSMVRAGEEGGFLEDVLKRIAAFTDHQEELKGRVIGAMVYPIFLLGVGGMVVTVMMVWLVPKFEPIFENMAQRGELPWATTTLLAISSWTQKYWVIALIGLVVGGILLGQWLKSENGRRQVDQFRLKAIGLGGIVRSLAIARFCRVLGTLLHNGVPVLTSMNISKDATGNVILSEAIESAADNISEGKSLARPLGASGHFPEQIVEMIAVGEEANNLENVLIDISDNLERQTGRQIEMLVRLLEPVLLLFLAVIVLFVVVALLLPILQSSSIV; this comes from the coding sequence ATGCCAGAATTTCAATACACCGCGAGAGAAATGTCGGGCCAGCAAGTCGACGGAATTCTGACTGCAGCCACAGAGAAAGAAGCGCTGGCTTCACTCGTCTCCCAGCAACTCTTCCCCATTCGCGTCGGGCTGGCAGATTCGAGTAAGAAAGCTGCCAAGCAAGTTGGAAGACGAGTCCCTCCGAAATACCTTTCGATCTTTTATTCACAGCTCGCGGACCTTTTGAAATCAGGTGTTCCGCTGTTGCGATCGCTGGAATTGCTCTCCAAACAATCGACGCACCCGGCATTGAAAGTTGTGCTTGCTGACGTGCGAGACAATGTTGCAGAGGGAAATCGACTGTACGACTCAATGAAAGCCCATCCCAAGGCATTTTCCCCACTGATGGTCAGTATGGTTCGCGCTGGCGAAGAGGGGGGTTTTCTCGAAGACGTCCTCAAGCGAATTGCTGCATTCACAGATCATCAGGAAGAACTCAAAGGCCGGGTCATTGGTGCGATGGTTTACCCGATCTTCCTGCTCGGCGTGGGTGGCATGGTCGTCACCGTCATGATGGTTTGGCTCGTTCCAAAGTTCGAACCGATTTTCGAGAACATGGCTCAGCGAGGTGAACTCCCCTGGGCAACAACTACTCTGCTTGCGATCAGTAGCTGGACTCAAAAGTACTGGGTGATTGCATTAATCGGCTTAGTTGTCGGAGGAATTCTCTTAGGGCAATGGCTCAAATCAGAGAACGGTCGGCGACAAGTCGATCAGTTTCGGCTGAAAGCGATTGGCTTGGGTGGAATCGTGCGAAGTTTGGCAATCGCCCGTTTTTGTCGCGTCCTTGGAACGCTGCTTCATAACGGAGTTCCCGTCCTGACATCGATGAATATTTCGAAGGACGCCACCGGAAATGTCATTCTGAGCGAAGCGATTGAATCCGCAGCCGACAACATTTCCGAGGGAAAATCGCTCGCTCGACCATTGGGGGCCAGTGGTCATTTCCCCGAACAGATCGTCGAGATGATTGCGGTCGGTGAAGAAGCCAACAACCTCGAGAATGTTCTCATCGACATTTCTGACAACCTTGAACGACAGACCGGGCGTCAGATTGAGATGCTGGTTCGACTCCTGGAACCGGTACTTCTGCTATTTCTGGCTGTGATCGTGCTTTTTGTCGTTGTCGCCCTATTGTTACCGATCCTTCAGAGCTCCAGCATTGTTTAA